One Brachybacterium kimchii genomic window carries:
- a CDS encoding FUSC family protein, translating to MAVTLPLGILMAADRTDLIPYAVFAAMGSVYGKQAALLPRLLTQSVVGVAMVISIALGVIGSIRGAETPLALAAIAVVSLLGIAVTSVTGWRPVPSLFLVFSTGTIAALPHTWSDLSVAVLVASSSATLALLIGLAIALVQDSTALTTRCLLDPRDTIGTASRGRLVALYTIAPPLAGAIALGLHLGHPFWAAVSATVPLAGITFRHQLVRTGHRMGGTILGVTVAYAFLWLEPPGWALVIVVALCQFATELFVARNYGIAVFFITPMALILTETGSHAAPGPLIFDRILETALGVAVTTALLAALHLVPRQRGRDKGRRTSLTKASA from the coding sequence GTGGCGGTCACCCTTCCCCTGGGCATCTTGATGGCTGCGGACAGGACGGACCTCATCCCGTACGCCGTCTTCGCCGCTATGGGCTCGGTCTACGGCAAGCAAGCCGCCCTGCTGCCCCGACTCCTGACGCAGTCAGTCGTGGGCGTTGCCATGGTCATCTCGATTGCACTCGGCGTGATCGGCTCCATCCGGGGAGCAGAGACTCCGTTGGCGCTTGCGGCGATTGCAGTGGTCTCCCTCCTCGGCATTGCAGTCACCAGCGTCACGGGATGGAGACCAGTCCCCTCACTCTTCCTCGTCTTCTCCACCGGCACCATCGCGGCGCTGCCGCACACGTGGAGTGACCTGTCGGTCGCTGTCTTGGTCGCGAGCTCATCCGCGACGCTCGCCCTCCTTATCGGCCTCGCCATCGCGCTGGTCCAGGACTCCACGGCCCTCACCACTCGCTGCCTCCTGGACCCACGCGACACGATCGGGACGGCATCCAGGGGCCGACTCGTGGCGCTCTACACCATCGCTCCCCCACTCGCTGGCGCCATCGCGTTGGGCCTGCACCTGGGTCATCCCTTCTGGGCGGCGGTCTCGGCCACGGTTCCGCTGGCGGGAATAACCTTCCGCCACCAGCTTGTGCGTACCGGACATCGCATGGGCGGCACGATCCTCGGCGTCACTGTTGCGTACGCATTCCTCTGGCTCGAGCCGCCTGGCTGGGCACTGGTCATCGTGGTCGCTCTATGCCAATTCGCGACCGAATTGTTCGTCGCGCGCAACTATGGGATAGCGGTTTTCTTCATCACGCCGATGGCGCTTATCCTCACCGAAACTGGGTCCCATGCTGCCCCGGGCCCTCTCATCTTCGACCGGATCCTAGAAACCGCGCTGGGTGTCGCCGTGACGACGGCGCTCCTGGCCGCTCTGCACCTTGTGCCGCGCCAGCGGGGGCGAGACAAAGGCCGACGCACGAGCCTCACCAAGGCGTCCGCATGA
- a CDS encoding methylenetetrahydrofolate reductase, which yields MSADAGAQSRTVTSDPQLSGSARALLRDCSLEMTARDVASLADAVPQLPPRTRMHLTFLENETLPMRLEAARAVREAGLVPVPHIAARRLRSEKDLRDYLEGLAELGASEKVFLVGGDPARPEGPYEDALSLIRSGHLQEHGVHAAGITGYPEGHPQITNDALEQSQRHKLAALAEAGLDTWITSQFSFDADAVAAWIGGLRRQGVTAPVRIGAPGPAGIKRLLGFARRLGISANTSLIKKYGLSVTQLVGRSTPQVFVERTASALGSVEHGTTGIHLYTFGGLEGSAAWLARSAARPTAGQEDDREDGDR from the coding sequence ATGAGCGCGGACGCAGGAGCGCAGTCGCGGACCGTGACCTCTGACCCCCAGCTGAGCGGGAGTGCGAGGGCTCTCCTCCGGGACTGCTCGCTCGAGATGACGGCACGCGATGTGGCTTCTCTGGCCGACGCCGTGCCCCAGCTGCCGCCTCGCACGAGGATGCATCTGACCTTCCTGGAGAACGAGACGCTCCCGATGCGCCTGGAGGCCGCCCGCGCGGTGCGGGAAGCGGGTCTGGTGCCGGTCCCGCACATCGCGGCACGGAGGCTGAGGTCGGAGAAGGACCTGCGCGACTACCTGGAAGGGCTCGCGGAGCTCGGCGCATCGGAGAAGGTCTTCCTGGTCGGGGGCGACCCGGCACGTCCGGAAGGGCCCTACGAGGACGCTCTCTCCCTGATCCGTTCGGGCCATCTCCAGGAGCACGGCGTGCACGCCGCCGGCATCACCGGGTACCCCGAGGGTCACCCGCAGATCACCAACGATGCGCTTGAGCAGTCGCAGCGGCACAAGCTCGCTGCGCTCGCCGAGGCGGGCCTGGACACGTGGATCACGTCCCAGTTCTCCTTCGACGCGGACGCGGTCGCGGCGTGGATCGGCGGCCTCCGCCGGCAGGGAGTGACCGCCCCCGTCCGCATCGGTGCGCCGGGGCCGGCCGGGATCAAGCGCCTCCTGGGCTTCGCGCGGCGTCTGGGCATCTCCGCGAACACGAGCCTCATCAAGAAGTACGGCCTGTCGGTCACCCAGCTCGTGGGGCGCTCGACCCCTCAGGTCTTCGTCGAGAGGACGGCGTCAGCGCTGGGCAGCGTGGAGCACGGTACGACCGGGATCCACCTGTACACATTCGGCGGCCTCGAAGGATCCGCCGCCTGGCTGGCGCGGTCTGCCGCTCGGCCCACGGCCGGTCAGGAGGACGACCGAGAGGACGGGGACCGATGA
- the purU gene encoding formyltetrahydrofolate deformylase, protein MSETRPPGLGEFRLLVSGPEHPGLSAAVSGALAEQGADVVRFDQLTPAAPAPADHAGPTSYLRAAFRVEEPGTGVPLVEQALHELLDGKGMTWTISDASAPKRMIILASRSDHCLLELLWRHRRGELAAEIPLVISNHRDVQAGVEFFGIPFVHVPSGGEDKSASEAEILELVRGRADLVVLARYMQVLSEDFLRAIGAPVINIHHSFLPAFVGAGPYRKAWERGVKLIGATAHYVTPELDAGPIIEQDVARVDHTYGPKDLQKRGAYVERAVLSRAVQAHLEDRVVSRDGRTVVFE, encoded by the coding sequence ATGAGCGAGACACGGCCGCCGGGCCTCGGCGAGTTCCGACTGCTCGTCAGCGGGCCCGAGCACCCCGGGCTGTCCGCTGCCGTCAGCGGGGCGCTCGCGGAGCAGGGGGCGGACGTGGTCCGCTTCGATCAGCTGACGCCTGCCGCACCCGCCCCGGCAGATCACGCCGGACCGACGTCGTACCTGCGCGCTGCGTTCCGTGTGGAGGAGCCGGGCACCGGTGTGCCGCTCGTCGAACAGGCTCTCCACGAGCTGCTCGACGGGAAGGGGATGACATGGACGATCTCGGACGCCTCGGCGCCCAAGCGCATGATCATCCTGGCCTCGCGCTCGGACCACTGCCTGCTCGAACTGCTGTGGAGGCACCGACGCGGTGAGCTCGCAGCAGAGATACCCCTGGTCATCTCCAATCATCGGGACGTCCAGGCGGGAGTGGAGTTCTTCGGCATCCCCTTCGTGCACGTGCCCTCGGGCGGCGAGGACAAGTCCGCGTCGGAGGCGGAGATCCTCGAACTCGTGCGCGGCCGGGCCGATCTGGTGGTGCTGGCGCGCTACATGCAGGTGCTCTCGGAGGACTTCCTGCGGGCCATCGGTGCTCCCGTGATCAACATCCACCACTCGTTCCTCCCCGCATTCGTCGGGGCGGGCCCCTACCGCAAGGCCTGGGAGCGAGGGGTCAAGCTGATCGGTGCCACCGCTCACTACGTCACGCCCGAGCTGGACGCCGGTCCGATCATCGAGCAGGACGTCGCCCGCGTGGACCACACGTACGGGCCGAAGGATCTCCAGAAGCGCGGTGCCTATGTGGAGCGCGCGGTGCTCTCGAGGGCCGTGCAGGCACACCTGGAGGACAGGGTGGTGAGCAGGGACGGCCGGACGGTCGTGTTCGAGTGA
- a CDS encoding ROK family transcriptional regulator, with amino-acid sequence MAQTNPDRRPGLSTLRRANIELVLDALRLKGPSSQAGLARETGLSPATITSIVRTLVSSGRVETRALNKRETVVTLAPQTGRYVSVSVRPKTMHGVLVDFTAERYWEASVLTPEHDGEGPGAYVRLVGELLALAGLERSDLSGAAVGMQCPISRASGEVASWAGTRLPGWKSIPVAAHLEELLGVPVIVDNDANLGGLAEWSWGAGQGDGVLFYVLSSSHVGGAIVLDGEVLRGADGLAGEIGHMVVDSSGPMCECGSRGCLAVYASERAIIGALRSEGSFASLPDVIGAAREGDLRARGVLFDVGRQMGRALADVGKLLAPNTIVLGGELGRAGSLLLAGLRASIEVTSLRAVSPSIQFRPAQLVAGEVELGGIAALLRSEGADVSELPAWLRM; translated from the coding sequence ATGGCACAGACTAATCCAGACCGTCGTCCCGGGCTCTCGACCCTCCGGAGAGCGAACATTGAGCTGGTCCTCGATGCCCTACGACTGAAGGGACCGTCGTCGCAAGCAGGGCTGGCCCGCGAGACGGGACTGTCTCCCGCGACTATCACGAGCATCGTGCGGACTCTGGTGTCGTCGGGGCGAGTGGAGACGCGGGCGCTAAACAAGCGGGAGACCGTTGTGACGCTCGCGCCGCAGACGGGCAGGTATGTCTCGGTGTCGGTGAGGCCCAAGACGATGCATGGCGTGCTGGTCGACTTCACGGCCGAGCGCTACTGGGAGGCATCGGTGCTGACACCGGAGCACGACGGGGAAGGGCCCGGAGCCTACGTGCGCCTCGTGGGCGAGCTTCTCGCTCTCGCCGGCCTCGAGCGGTCGGATCTCTCGGGAGCTGCTGTGGGCATGCAGTGCCCCATCTCGAGGGCGAGTGGAGAGGTCGCCTCGTGGGCCGGCACACGTCTGCCCGGTTGGAAGAGCATCCCTGTTGCTGCGCACCTGGAGGAGCTGCTGGGAGTTCCCGTGATCGTGGACAATGACGCGAATCTTGGAGGACTCGCCGAGTGGAGTTGGGGTGCGGGCCAAGGAGACGGAGTGCTGTTCTATGTGCTCTCGTCCTCGCACGTCGGCGGTGCCATCGTGTTGGACGGCGAAGTGCTGCGTGGGGCGGACGGTCTCGCCGGCGAGATCGGGCACATGGTCGTCGACAGCTCTGGCCCCATGTGTGAGTGCGGAAGTCGAGGGTGTCTGGCGGTCTACGCCTCCGAGCGCGCCATCATCGGGGCCCTGAGGTCCGAGGGGTCCTTCGCCTCGCTGCCCGACGTGATCGGCGCCGCCCGGGAGGGCGACTTGAGGGCTCGTGGTGTCCTGTTCGACGTGGGGCGGCAGATGGGGCGTGCCCTGGCGGATGTGGGCAAGCTCCTCGCGCCCAACACCATCGTGCTCGGAGGCGAGCTCGGGCGAGCCGGAAGCCTTCTGCTCGCGGGTCTCAGAGCGTCGATCGAGGTGACCAGTCTTCGAGCGGTCTCCCCGTCGATCCAGTTCCGGCCCGCCCAGCTCGTTGCGGGCGAAGTCGAGCTCGGCGGCATCGCAGCACTCCTGCGAAGCGAGGGTGCAGATGTCAGCGAGCTACCCGCCTGGCTCCGGATGTAG
- a CDS encoding Bcr/CflA family efflux MFS transporter produces the protein MKRPHADREVGRGPHSPPLAALVLITATGPFCTDTYLAALPELRSAFGTTVSAVQLTITACIVGLALGLLTGGSLSDSVGRRPLLLASTLLFVVTSAVAGMSSNIGLLIALRVLQGASAGAGASIGRAIVSDCWSGTAAARRFGTLGAIGLLAPISAPAIGGLILSHFDWRCVFAFMTALGLAQVAIVATLVPETLAVKNRHTELRDLLKRAMQLVSQHRYRRAVEIQCLATAGFFVYIGGSSFVLRNNYSLTATEYSSIFAVNATGLLVCSILFRLMVSRVSSRRLRSIGTCMSAGAAILLGVLALLSGGNPPIGTACVLIFLSVSGNGFTQIRPSACRPSSDSSGPSRCRISLRHWCRASRERTESIPHSNTTVRPSLLTTLSSRCACTALESTARST, from the coding sequence ATGAAGAGACCACACGCCGATCGAGAAGTCGGCCGCGGGCCACATTCGCCCCCACTAGCAGCGCTCGTGCTGATCACGGCGACGGGCCCTTTCTGCACGGACACTTACCTCGCGGCGCTTCCGGAGCTGCGCTCCGCCTTCGGCACGACCGTTTCTGCCGTCCAGTTGACGATCACCGCCTGCATCGTGGGGCTCGCGCTGGGCCTCCTCACTGGAGGTTCTCTCAGCGACAGTGTTGGTCGACGCCCACTACTCCTCGCAAGCACCCTCCTATTCGTCGTCACGTCTGCGGTCGCGGGAATGTCCTCGAACATCGGACTGCTCATCGCCCTTCGAGTTCTGCAAGGAGCTTCCGCGGGCGCGGGGGCATCTATCGGACGGGCGATAGTATCTGACTGCTGGTCAGGGACGGCCGCAGCACGCCGATTCGGAACCCTGGGGGCCATTGGGCTCTTAGCGCCGATCAGTGCGCCCGCGATCGGTGGGCTGATTCTCTCGCACTTTGATTGGCGCTGTGTCTTCGCGTTCATGACGGCGCTAGGACTTGCTCAGGTGGCAATCGTCGCAACGCTCGTCCCTGAAACCCTGGCAGTCAAGAATCGCCATACTGAGCTTCGCGACCTTCTAAAACGCGCAATGCAACTCGTGAGCCAACACCGCTACCGGAGGGCCGTCGAGATCCAGTGTCTCGCCACAGCGGGATTCTTCGTATACATCGGTGGGTCATCATTCGTGCTTCGCAACAACTACTCACTCACCGCCACCGAGTACTCGTCGATCTTCGCCGTGAACGCGACCGGTCTGCTCGTGTGCAGCATTCTCTTCAGGTTGATGGTCTCTCGGGTCTCCTCACGGCGTCTCAGATCGATCGGCACGTGCATGTCTGCCGGCGCCGCGATCCTCCTCGGCGTCCTTGCACTCCTTTCGGGAGGAAACCCGCCCATCGGAACTGCATGTGTTCTGATCTTTCTCTCTGTATCGGGAAACGGGTTCACGCAGATACGTCCGTCGGCCTGTCGGCCATCCAGCGATTCCAGCGGCCCATCGCGTTGCAGAATCTCCCTGAGGCACTGGTGCCGGGCCTCGCGAGAACGGACTGAGAGCATCCCTCACTCGAACACGACCGTCCGGCCGTCCCTGCTCACCACCCTGTCCTCCAGGTGTGCCTGCACGGCCCTCGAGAGCACCGCGCGCTCCACATAG